The Streptomyces clavuligerus genome includes a region encoding these proteins:
- a CDS encoding LamG-like jellyroll fold domain-containing protein, protein MVDEKQVKRVLRPRRRSRNRLTARGVVGGLVLALTAGIAPAVAQPAAGAPAAVPLQMSPQSPSGPPAVGRTAEGEPSVVTTDAALAEAKRSGRSVEIASMRSETSEVLATPGGGLESRIHLRPVRVRTENGWSPVDTGLTRSPEGKVVPKATVVGLEFSKGGSEPLVRMEKAGREMSLSWPGTLPAPELNGPTATYREVLPGVDLRMEAQQDGFTQLLVVKSAAAAADKRLAELRLALAAEGLEVRQTAGGGLAAVDASSGGTVFEAPRPVMWDSSAPPSGAGPPAARKQTARTSGGAPGAQPGTEPGAGESGKLAPVGVELPATGDALILKPDTGVLSGPDTVYPVFIDPQWNSPRASAWTMVSKYWNGQPQWKFNGKSTEGLGLCNWHYCNPHDTKRLFYQIDTSGLAGKRIESAEFVVRNTWSASCSARGVELWRTKSINDRTTWDSQQESGFWIKELSSRSFAHGFEGCVAKDAEFDVRTEVQAAVNSRTSAMTFGLRAASETDAYAWKRFSDQAHLRVKYNRPPPQIKTSQLAMEYGGTCPGPDSPARVRTRGKLYARDITDPDGDPVAVKFQATWDSGDGKGAIPRWQPGWTTAKNSGSGFAIELPTSIPVDREVSWYVKSRDGEGAGSAESPWSNAGDPTGCYFLYDGDAPKAPKVTSREYPASDSANPLDPWRDGVGNYGTFEIKAVNGDVTRYRYGINSNPSAANTLTTSGGAARSIPVLPSRTGLNFITAQAFDEVGNDSEIYTYEYRVRAGQPERATWTMNEPDRKTEITGTAGDRVAELRGGATTGVPGAVGTALSLDGVDDHAFTELSSVATEAAFSVSAWVKLSKLPDGAAVIAAQPGNHRPGFELYYSKSYDRWVFNQYTSDTADATPVRAMAPAAGGVRAGEWTHLVGTHSQGSGELKLYVQGKLVGTTAHTGSWDARRGLQIGAGSYSGRLDSFFPGAIDELRIYDKPLSPDDVTRLHAKQPIGTGRPARAVLPLDEPAGATEVIGRADVDAAALKGGASMPGEPGMDGNALRLDGKDDYAVTTAPHLNNERSFAVSAWVRLDAIPGQAAIVATQAGTHKSGFELYYSSSLNKWVFNQYATDTPESGAIRAIAEGKEVHAESWTHLVGVHDTVANRLTLYVNGAEAGRAEVTDTWYAGGPVQIGAGSYDRRPGSFFPGLIDDVRLFDRPVSGPEVQMLFKQRALVKGRWNFEETTAGTPATTPDGLKTGGTALTLQGAAQLTDAFQVDQRALKLNGSDAYAMTSTVPVDTSGSFTVTAWAQATAKPKHSVAVVSASGLLRNAFEIRYQPGNAADAHDPGYWEVTVTGKDSLGSETDLLVKRVRHTGASRVDEWTHLALVHDGFDKELRLYVNGVLQEEECPDLDGNNKPDEPGCADRISWTENAPVFKAIRNLFVGRARLDNAGTYFSGLIDDVWVFQGALSDTQVEMVKARLFDAPTEVPTDL, encoded by the coding sequence GTGGTGGATGAGAAACAAGTGAAACGTGTTCTCCGGCCAAGGCGCCGGAGCAGAAATCGGCTGACGGCCCGTGGGGTGGTGGGCGGCCTCGTCCTCGCGCTGACCGCCGGAATCGCCCCGGCCGTCGCTCAGCCCGCCGCCGGAGCCCCGGCGGCGGTGCCGCTTCAGATGTCGCCCCAGTCGCCGTCCGGTCCGCCCGCGGTCGGGCGGACGGCGGAGGGGGAGCCCTCCGTCGTCACCACTGATGCCGCGCTGGCCGAGGCGAAACGTTCCGGCAGATCTGTCGAGATCGCCTCGATGCGCAGCGAGACCAGCGAGGTTCTCGCCACGCCCGGCGGCGGACTGGAGTCCCGTATCCATCTGCGCCCGGTACGGGTGCGGACCGAGAACGGCTGGTCGCCGGTCGACACCGGGCTGACGCGCTCCCCGGAGGGCAAGGTCGTCCCCAAGGCCACGGTCGTCGGCCTGGAGTTCTCCAAGGGCGGCAGTGAGCCGCTGGTCCGGATGGAGAAGGCAGGGCGTGAAATGTCCCTGTCCTGGCCCGGCACACTGCCCGCGCCCGAACTGAACGGTCCTACCGCCACCTACCGCGAGGTGCTGCCTGGAGTCGATCTGCGGATGGAGGCACAGCAGGACGGCTTCACTCAGCTCCTGGTGGTCAAGTCCGCGGCGGCAGCCGCCGACAAGAGGTTGGCGGAGCTGCGTCTGGCGCTCGCCGCGGAAGGGCTGGAGGTCCGGCAGACGGCCGGCGGCGGTCTGGCGGCCGTGGACGCGAGTTCCGGGGGCACGGTGTTCGAGGCGCCCCGGCCGGTGATGTGGGACTCCAGCGCTCCTCCCTCCGGCGCCGGTCCGCCCGCGGCCCGGAAGCAGACCGCCCGCACCTCGGGCGGTGCCCCGGGGGCGCAGCCGGGCACGGAACCCGGAGCCGGTGAGTCCGGCAAGCTGGCACCTGTGGGGGTGGAACTCCCCGCCACCGGTGACGCGCTGATCCTGAAGCCCGACACCGGGGTGCTCTCCGGTCCTGACACGGTCTATCCGGTCTTCATCGACCCGCAGTGGAACTCGCCTCGGGCCTCGGCGTGGACAATGGTCTCGAAGTACTGGAACGGCCAGCCCCAGTGGAAGTTCAACGGGAAGTCCACCGAGGGGCTGGGCCTGTGCAACTGGCACTACTGCAACCCTCACGACACCAAGCGGCTGTTCTACCAGATCGACACCTCGGGTCTGGCCGGCAAGCGGATCGAGAGCGCGGAGTTCGTCGTCCGCAACACCTGGTCGGCCTCGTGCTCGGCACGTGGGGTCGAGCTGTGGCGGACCAAGTCCATCAACGACCGGACGACCTGGGACTCCCAGCAGGAGTCAGGCTTCTGGATCAAGGAACTCTCGTCCCGGTCCTTCGCCCACGGTTTTGAGGGCTGTGTGGCGAAGGACGCCGAGTTCGATGTGCGGACCGAGGTACAGGCGGCGGTCAACAGCAGAACATCTGCCATGACCTTCGGCCTGAGGGCGGCCAGCGAGACCGACGCGTACGCCTGGAAGCGTTTCTCGGACCAGGCCCATCTGCGGGTGAAGTACAACCGGCCCCCGCCGCAGATCAAGACATCGCAATTGGCGATGGAGTACGGCGGCACCTGCCCGGGCCCTGACTCACCCGCCCGGGTACGCACCCGGGGCAAGCTCTACGCCAGGGACATCACGGACCCGGATGGTGATCCGGTCGCCGTCAAGTTCCAGGCCACCTGGGACAGCGGTGACGGCAAGGGGGCGATCCCCCGCTGGCAACCGGGCTGGACGACCGCGAAGAACTCCGGCAGCGGTTTCGCGATCGAGTTGCCGACGTCCATACCGGTGGACCGGGAGGTCTCGTGGTACGTGAAGTCACGGGACGGCGAGGGCGCCGGAAGCGCGGAGTCGCCCTGGTCCAACGCAGGAGACCCGACCGGCTGCTACTTCCTCTACGACGGCGATGCTCCGAAGGCTCCGAAGGTCACCTCTCGTGAGTACCCCGCCTCCGACAGCGCGAATCCGCTGGACCCCTGGCGGGACGGTGTCGGCAACTACGGCACGTTCGAGATCAAGGCGGTCAACGGCGATGTCACCCGCTATCGCTATGGCATCAACAGCAATCCCTCGGCCGCGAACACCCTGACGACATCGGGCGGCGCAGCGCGAAGTATCCCGGTGCTGCCGTCCAGGACGGGCCTGAACTTCATCACCGCGCAGGCATTCGACGAGGTCGGCAACGACAGCGAGATCTACACCTACGAGTACCGGGTCAGGGCGGGCCAGCCCGAGCGCGCGACCTGGACGATGAACGAACCGGACCGGAAGACGGAGATCACGGGAACCGCTGGTGACCGGGTCGCCGAGCTGCGCGGCGGTGCCACGACCGGGGTGCCGGGGGCCGTCGGGACGGCTCTGTCTCTCGACGGCGTGGACGACCACGCGTTCACCGAACTCTCCTCGGTCGCCACCGAGGCCGCGTTCTCGGTATCCGCCTGGGTGAAGCTGTCGAAACTGCCGGACGGGGCGGCGGTCATCGCGGCCCAGCCCGGTAACCACCGTCCGGGGTTCGAGCTCTACTACTCCAAGAGCTATGACCGCTGGGTGTTCAACCAGTACACGTCCGACACGGCGGACGCGACTCCGGTACGGGCCATGGCCCCCGCCGCCGGCGGTGTCCGGGCGGGCGAGTGGACCCATCTGGTCGGCACCCACAGCCAGGGCTCGGGCGAGCTCAAGCTCTATGTCCAGGGCAAGCTGGTGGGCACGACGGCACACACCGGCTCCTGGGACGCGCGCCGCGGTCTCCAGATCGGCGCTGGGTCCTACAGCGGTCGGCTCGACTCCTTCTTCCCCGGCGCCATCGACGAACTGCGGATCTACGACAAGCCGCTCTCGCCGGACGACGTCACCCGGCTCCATGCCAAGCAGCCCATCGGAACCGGCCGCCCCGCGCGCGCTGTCCTCCCGCTCGACGAGCCGGCCGGAGCGACCGAGGTCATCGGCCGCGCCGATGTCGACGCCGCCGCTCTGAAGGGCGGGGCCTCCATGCCCGGTGAGCCCGGCATGGACGGCAACGCGCTCAGACTGGACGGAAAGGACGACTACGCGGTCACCACCGCACCGCACCTCAACAACGAGCGCAGCTTCGCCGTATCGGCGTGGGTGAGACTGGACGCCATCCCCGGGCAGGCTGCGATCGTGGCCACCCAGGCAGGTACCCATAAGTCGGGCTTCGAGCTGTACTACTCCAGCTCCCTGAACAAGTGGGTGTTCAACCAGTACGCCACGGACACTCCGGAATCGGGCGCCATCAGGGCCATCGCCGAGGGCAAAGAGGTCCACGCCGAGTCATGGACCCATCTGGTCGGCGTCCACGACACTGTCGCCAACCGGCTGACGCTCTATGTCAACGGAGCCGAGGCAGGCCGCGCGGAGGTCACCGACACCTGGTACGCGGGCGGTCCGGTACAGATCGGAGCGGGCTCCTACGACCGTCGGCCCGGCTCCTTCTTCCCCGGGCTCATCGACGACGTCAGGCTCTTCGACCGGCCGGTCTCCGGTCCCGAGGTGCAGATGCTGTTCAAACAGCGGGCCCTGGTCAAGGGCCGCTGGAACTTCGAGGAGACCACCGCCGGGACGCCCGCCACCACGCCCGACGGGCTCAAGACAGGTGGCACGGCCCTGACGCTGCAAGGGGCGGCTCAGCTCACCGACGCGTTCCAGGTCGATCAGCGGGCACTGAAGCTCAACGGCTCCGACGCCTACGCCATGACGTCCACGGTCCCCGTGGACACCAGTGGCAGTTTCACCGTCACCGCATGGGCACAGGCGACGGCGAAGCCCAAGCACAGCGTGGCCGTCGTCAGTGCCTCGGGCCTCCTCCGCAACGCCTTCGAGATCCGCTATCAGCCGGGCAACGCGGCGGACGCGCACGACCCCGGCTACTGGGAGGTGACCGTCACGGGCAAGGACAGCCTGGGCTCGGAGACCGATCTCCTGGTGAAGAGGGTCAGGCACACCGGGGCCTCCCGGGTCGACGAGTGGACCCATCTGGCCCTCGTCCACGACGGCTTCGACAAGGAACTCCGTCTCTATGTGAACGGGGTGCTCCAGGAAGAGGAGTGCCCCGACCTCGACGGGAACAACAAGCCCGATGAGCCCGGCTGCGCCGACCGCATCTCCTGGACGGAGAACGCCCCGGTCTTCAAGGCGATCCGGAATCTGTTCGTCGGGCGGGCGAGACTCGACAACGCCGGCACGTACTTCTCCGGACTGATCGACGACGTCTGGGTCTTCCAGGGAGCGCTGAGCGACACCCAGGTCGAGATGGTCAAGGCCAGGCTGTTCGACGCCCCCACCGAGGTCCCGACGGACCTCTGA
- a CDS encoding cytochrome P450, with protein sequence MQHPRTASVATAPGALPLLGHLPRFVRAPLAFVRTLPAHGELVEIRLGTRRMVVVCDLELTRTLLRHDRVFDKGGPLYRRLEEVGGVGLATCPASEHRRQRRLVQPAFHQRCFPGYAQIMTDRTDAALTCWQEGGTVDLTRETRRITADVLVATVFGADLDPAVHALLAADLHELLAGVFRRSLLPEPLCRLPTPGNRRHARASARARRLMGELIAGHRAAGAASHRTPDGPADPRSGLLSLLLAARDPEGGPAFSDEELIDHAVTLYVSGTETTAGAVCWALHFSALHPPVHRRLTEEIATVLGGRTATWADLPRLRYTRQTLTEALRLCPPGWLLTRRTEEDTTLGPYALPRGTVLAYSPYLLHHLPEEHPDPDTFDPNRWQPGPDGSPPPPLFLAFGAGPRRCIGDEFAYLQGTLLLASLLSHWDLHPHPSTRPLPRLPQLTLNPGPLPTHLTRPKHHHPSPARPRP encoded by the coding sequence ATGCAACATCCCCGAACGGCCTCGGTGGCGACGGCGCCGGGGGCCCTGCCGCTACTGGGCCATCTGCCGCGTTTCGTCCGGGCGCCGCTGGCGTTCGTCCGGACGCTGCCCGCCCACGGCGAACTGGTCGAGATCCGGCTCGGCACCCGGCGCATGGTGGTGGTCTGCGACCTGGAGCTGACCCGGACACTGCTGCGGCACGACCGGGTCTTCGACAAGGGCGGGCCGCTCTACCGGCGGCTGGAGGAGGTCGGCGGCGTCGGCCTCGCCACCTGCCCCGCGAGCGAGCACCGACGGCAGCGGCGGCTCGTTCAACCCGCCTTTCACCAGCGGTGCTTCCCCGGCTATGCGCAGATCATGACCGACCGGACGGACGCCGCGCTCACCTGCTGGCAGGAGGGCGGGACCGTCGACCTCACCCGGGAGACCCGGCGCATCACGGCCGATGTGCTGGTCGCGACCGTCTTCGGCGCCGATCTCGACCCGGCGGTCCACGCCCTCCTCGCGGCGGACCTCCATGAACTGCTGGCGGGCGTCTTCCGGCGCAGCCTGCTGCCGGAGCCGCTGTGCCGGCTCCCCACCCCCGGCAACCGGCGCCACGCACGGGCCTCGGCCCGGGCCCGGCGGCTGATGGGCGAACTGATCGCCGGACACCGCGCGGCGGGAGCCGCCTCCCACCGCACACCGGACGGACCCGCGGACCCCCGGTCAGGGCTGCTGTCACTGCTGCTGGCCGCGCGGGACCCGGAAGGCGGCCCCGCGTTCAGCGACGAGGAACTCATCGACCACGCCGTCACCCTCTATGTCTCGGGCACCGAGACAACGGCGGGGGCGGTGTGCTGGGCCCTCCACTTCAGCGCGCTGCACCCGCCGGTCCACCGGCGGCTGACGGAGGAGATCGCCACCGTACTCGGGGGCCGCACCGCCACCTGGGCGGATCTGCCCCGGCTCCGCTACACCCGGCAGACCCTGACCGAAGCGCTCCGGCTCTGCCCGCCCGGCTGGCTCCTCACCCGCCGGACCGAGGAGGACACGACCCTCGGCCCGTACGCCCTGCCCCGGGGCACCGTCCTCGCCTACAGCCCCTATCTGCTCCACCATCTGCCCGAGGAACACCCCGACCCGGACACCTTCGACCCAAACCGCTGGCAGCCGGGCCCGGACGGCTCCCCGCCGCCACCGCTCTTCCTGGCCTTCGGCGCCGGACCCCGCCGCTGCATCGGCGACGAGTTCGCCTACCTCCAAGGCACCCTGCTCCTCGCGAGCCTGCTCTCCCACTGGGACCTCCACCCCCACCCCAGCACCCGCCCCCTGCCCCGCCTCCCCCAACTCACCCTGAACCCGGGCCCACTCCCCACCCACCTGACCCGCCCGAAACACCACCACCCGAGCCCTGCCCGCCCCCGCCCCTGA